One Cynocephalus volans isolate mCynVol1 chromosome 5, mCynVol1.pri, whole genome shotgun sequence DNA window includes the following coding sequences:
- the COL10A1 gene encoding collagen alpha-1(X) chain has translation MLPQIVLLLLMSLNLVYGGFYAERYQTPTGIKGPPPNTKTQFFIPYTIKSKGIPVRGEQGIPGPPGPAGPRGHPGPSGPPGKPGYGSPGLQGEPGLPGPPGPSTTGKPGLPGLPGKPGERGPYGPKGEIGPAGLPGPRGPPGPPGIPGPAGISVSGKPGQQGPPGAPGPRGFPGEKGAPGVPGVNGQKGEMGYGAPGRQGERGLPGPLGPMGPTGPPGVGKRGENGFPGQPGIKGDRGFPGERGPTGPPGPQGPPGEQGPEGIGKPGTTGAPGQPGIPGIKGHPGAPGIAGLPGAPGFGKPGLPGLKGQRGPAGLPGGPGAKGEQGPVGHPGEPGLTGPPGNMGPQGPKGTPGNDGIPGPKGEAGPVGPAGYPGAKGERGSPGLDGKPGYPGEPGLNGPKGNPGLPGPKGDPGVRGSPGLLGPVGPAGAKGVPGHNGEAGPRGAPGIPGVRGPIGPPGIPGFPGSKGDPGNPGPPGPAGIATKGLNGPTGPPGLPGPRGHAGKPGLPGPPGPPGPPGQAFMPEGFIKAGQRPSLSGMPLVSANQGVTGMPVSAFTVILSKAYPAIGAPIPFDKILYNRQQHYDPRTGIFTCRVPGIYYFSYHVHVKGTHAWVGLYKNGTPVMYTYDEYIKGYLDQASGSAVIDLTENDQVWLQLPNGESNGLYSSEYVHSSFSGFLVAPM, from the exons ATGCTGCCACAAATAGTCCTTTTGCTGCTAATGTCCTTGAACTTGGTTTATGGAGGGTTTTATGCTGAGCGATACCAAACACCCACAGGCATAAAAGGCCCACCACCCAACACCAAGACACAGTTCTTCATTCCCTACACCATAAAGAGTAAAG GTATACCAGTAAGAGGTGAGCAAGGTATTCCTGGGCCACCAGGCCCCGCTGGACCTCGAGGACACCCAGGACCTTCTGGACCACCAGGAAAACCAGGCTATGGAAGTCCTGGACTCCAAGGAGAGCCAGGGTTGCCAGGACCACCGGGACCATCGACCACTGGCAAGCCAGGTTTACCAGGACTCCCAGGAAAACCAGGGGAGAGAGGACCATATGGACCAAAAGGAGAAATTGGACCAGCTGGTTTACCAGGACCCCGGGGCCCACCAGGGCCACCTGGAATCCCTGGCCCGGCTGGAATTTCTGTGTCAGGAAAACCTGGACAACAGGGACCTCCAGGAGCCCCAGGGCCCAGGGGTTTTCCTGGAGAAAAGGGCGCACCAGGAGTCCCTGGTGTGAATGGACAGAAAGGGGAAATGGGATATGGTGCTCCTGGCCGCCAAGGTGAGAGGGGCCTTCCAGGCCCTCTGGGTCCCATGGGACCAACTGGTCCTCCCGGAGTGGGAAAAAGAGGTGAAAATGGATTTCCAGGACAGCCAGGAATCAAAGGTGATCGGGGTTTTCCTGGAGAGAGGGGACCAACTGGCCCACCAGGTCCCCAAGGTCCTCCTGGAGAACAAGGACCAGAAGGCATTGGAAAGCCAGGAACCACTGGAGCCCCAGGCCAGCCAGGGATTCCAGGGATAAAAGGTCATCCTGGGGCCCCGGGAATAGCTGGGCTCCCAGGGGCTCCTGGTTTTGGGAAACCTGGCTTGCCAGGGCTGAAGGGACAAAGAGGACCTGCCGGCCTTCCAGGTGGTCCAGGAGCCAAAGGAGAACAAGGGCCAGTGGGTCATCCTGGGGAGCCAGGTCTGACTGGACCCCCTGGAAATATGGGACCCCAAGGACCAAAAGGCACCCCAGGCAATGATGGTATCCCAGGCCCTAAAGGTGAGGCAGGGCCAGTTGGGCCTGCAGGATACCCTGGTGCTAAGGGAGAAAGGGGTTCCCCTGGATTAGATGGAAAACCAGGGTACCCAGGAGAACCAGGTCTCAATGGTCCTAAGGGTAACCCAGGGTTACCAGGCCCCAAAGGTGACCCTGGAGTTAGAGGATCTCCTGGTCTCCTAGGCCCTGTGGGCCCAGCAGGAGCTAAGGGAGTGCCTGGACATAATGGTGAGGCTGGTCCAAGAGGTGCCCCTGGAATACCAGGCGTCAGAGGCCCCATTGGACCACCAGGCATTCCAGGATTCCCTGGATCTAAAGGGGATCCAGGGAATCCAGGCCCTCCTGGCCCAGCTGGCATAGCAACTAAGGGCCTGAATGGACCCACTGGGCCACCAGGGCTTCCAGGTCCAAGAGGCCACGCTGGTAAGCCTGGCCTCCCAGGACCCCCAGGGCCACCAGGTCCACCAGGCCAAGCATTCATGCCCGAAGGCTTTATAAAGGCAGGCCAAAGGCCCAGTCTTTCTGGGATGCCTCTTGTTAGTGCCAACCAGGGAGTAACAGGAATGCCTGTGTCTGCTTTTACTGTTATTCTCTCCAAAGCTTACCCAGCAATAGGTGCTCCCATCCCATTTGATAAGATTTTGTATAACAGGCAACAGCATTATGACCCAAGAACTGGAATCTTTACATGTAGGGTACCaggaatatactatttctcctacCACGTGCATGTGAAAGGGACTCATGCATGGGTAGGCCTATATAAGAACGGCACCCCAGTGATGTACACCTATGATGAATACATCAAAGGCTACTTGGATCAGGCTTCAGGGAGCGCCGTCATTGATCTCACAGAAAATGACCAGGTGTGGCTCCAGCTGCCCAATGGCGAGTCGAATGGCCTGTACTCTTCTGAGTACGTCCACTCCTCTTTCTCAGGATTCTTGGTGGCTCCAATGTGA